A stretch of Aedes aegypti strain LVP_AGWG chromosome 2, AaegL5.0 Primary Assembly, whole genome shotgun sequence DNA encodes these proteins:
- the LOC5570828 gene encoding inosine triphosphate pyrophosphatase, producing MTRPISFVTGNAKKLEEVRAILGPKFPRELLPVKLDLPELQGEIDDICRKKCLEAARRVKGPVLVEDTCLCFNALKGLPGPYIKWFLEKLEPEGLHKLLDGWEDKSAEAVCTFAYAPGEDAEVILFQGRTQGDIVYPRGCRDFGWDPIFQPKGYDKSYAELPKEKKNEISHRFRALNKLRDYFVAENQ from the exons ATGACCCGTCCGATATCTTTCGTTACCGGTAATGCCAAGAAGTTGGAGGAAGTGCGGGCCATCTTGGGACCGAAGTTTCCGCGTGAGCTGCTGCCCGTGAAGCTGGACCTGCCGGAACTGCAGGGAGAGATTGATGACATCTGCAGGAAAAAGTGTTTGGAAGCGGCTCGGCGCGTAAAAGGACCGGTACTGGTTGAGGACACGTGCTTGTGCTTCAACGCATTAAAAGGGTTACCAG GTCCATACATAAAATGGTTTCTTGAAAAGCTAGAGCCGGAAGGGTTGCATAAGCTGCTGGACGGTTGGGAAGATAAATCGGCGGAAGCAGTGTGCACTTTTGCGTACGCGCCGGGTGAAGATGCGGAAGTAATTCTCTTCCAAGGGCGCACCCAAGGCGACATCGTCTATCCGCGAGGCTGTCGTGACTTCGGATGGGATCCCATCTTTCAGCCTAAAGGGTACGACAAGTCCTACGCCGAGTTGCCCAAAGAAAAGAAGAATGAAATTTCACACCGGTTTCGTGCGTTGAATAAGTTGAGAGATTATTTTGTCGCAGAGAATCAATAA